Proteins from a single region of Catharus ustulatus isolate bCatUst1 chromosome 22, bCatUst1.pri.v2, whole genome shotgun sequence:
- the LOC117006116 gene encoding C-C motif chemokine 5-like has protein sequence MKVLAATLVTLLLLATCSPSEGHLDGVPNTCCFSYHKQPIPRHRVSSVFVTSSSCSLPAVIVITKKENKACADPKAPWVKELLKHFQNQEN, from the exons ATGAAGGTCCTGGCAGCCACCCTGGTcactctgctcctcctggccacCTGCTCCCCATCTGAAGGTCACCTCG ATGGTGTCCCCAACACCTGCTGCTTCAGCTACCACAAGCAGCCCATCCCTCGGCACCGTGTCAGCTCCGTCTTCgtcaccagcagctcctgcagcctgccGGCCGTGAT tgtgATCACCAAGAAGGAGAACAAGGCGTGTGCAGATCCAAAGGCACCGTGGGTGAAGGAGCTCCTGAAGCACTTCCAGAACCAGGAAAActga